The Sphingomonas sp. HF-S4 sequence CGCTCGATCGCATCTTCATCCTCCACGCCGATCACGAGCAGAACGCCTCGACCTCGACCGTGCGGCTCGCCGGTTCGTCGGGCGCCAATCCGTTCGCCTGTATCGCCGCCGGCATCGCCTGCCTGTGGGGCCCCGCGCATGGCGGCGCCAACGAGGCGGCGCTCAACATGCTCCACGAGATCGGTCGCCCCGAGCGCATCCCGGAATTCATCGCGCGTGCCAAGGACAAGAACGATCCGTTCCGCCTGATGGGCTTCGGCCACCGCGTCTACAAGAACTACGATCCGCGCGCGACCGTGATGCAGAAGACCGTGCGCGAAGTGTTCGAGGCGCTCAAGGTCAACGACCCGGTGTTCGAAGTCGCGCTCCAGCTCGAGGAAATGGCGCTCAAGGATCCGTACTTCGTCGAGAAGAAGCTGTTCCCGAACGTCGATTTCTATTCGGGTGTGATCCTCTCGGCGATCGGCTTCCCGACGACGATGTTCACTGCGCTGTTCGCGCTCGCCCGCACCGTCGGCTGGGTCGCGCAGTGGAACGAGATGATCTCGGATCCCGAGCAGAAGATCGGCCGCCCGCGCCAGCTCTACACCGGCCCGACCCAGCGCGACTACGTCCCCGTCGGTCAGCGCTGATCGAGAGGTAATCGTCATCCCGGCTTACGCCGGGATGACGGCTGAAATCTCCTCGGCAATCCACTCCCGGAACCCGACCATCGCCGGGCTCGGCGCGCGCGACTTGAGCCAGGTCAGCCAGTAACGCCCCGTCGCGACCTCGACCCCGAAGGGCCGCACGAGCGCCCCGTCGTCGATCGCCCGCCCGAGCATCGATGCCGGCGCCAGCGCCACCCCCGCCCCTTGCAGCGCTGCCTCGGCCATCACCAGCGACGAATCGAACACCGGTCCCTTGAGCGCCGGCGCAGCCACGCCAGCCGCGCCGAACCAGCGCCCCCATTCGTCGGCACGGTATGATCGCAGCAGCGGCAGCCCGAGCAGGTCGCGCGGCTCGGCCAGCCCGCGCGCCATCGCGGGCGAGCACAGCGGCGTCAGCGGCGCCTCCATCAGCGGCATCGCCTCGGTCGCGTGCCACGCGCCATCGCCGAAGCGGATCGCGTAATCCAGGCCTTCCCCCGCCAGGTCGACGCGATTGTTGTTGGTGAACAGGCGAAGGTCGACTCGCGGATGCGCCGCGCGGAACGCCGGCAGTCGCGGCAGCAGCCACCCCGTTGCGAACGTCCCCACCGCAGCGACAGAAAGCAATTGCGTCGCCTCCCCGCCCGCAATCCCCTCGACCAGCTCGGCCATCCGGTCGAAACTCTCGGCGAGTGCGGGCTGGAGGGCGTGCCCCTCGTCGGTCAGCGCCAGCCCACGCGGCAACCGGCGGAACAGCTGCACCCCCAGCCGCGTCTCGAGCGCCTTGACCTGGTGGCTCACCGCTGCCTGGGTCACGCACAGCTCGATCGCCGCACGGGTGAAGGAAAGATGTCGCGCCGACGCCTCGAACGCGCGCAGGGCATTGAGCGGCAAATGCGGTCGGACCATCGCAAAGCCATAAGCTCCGCTAATGCCGCAAGCCAGCTTTCCCGCGGAAAACCCCCGAATCTGTACGGGAGACTACAATCCGATTCAGCTTCGCGAAGGCCGGGCACGCCTAGTTTTCTCTCATTGCGGGACTGAAAGAGAGAGGACAGAGGATGAAAATCGCCAAGATCATCGCCGCCGCCGCGCTCGCCTTTACCGGGATCGCCGGGGCCACCACCACCACCGCCAGCGCCGCGCCGGTCACTGCCGTGGCCGCCGCCGCCGCGGTCCAGGATTACGGATACGGCTATCGCGACGACCGCCGCTGGCGCGGCGACCGCAACCGCTGGGATCGCGGCCGTGGCTGGGATCGTGGTCGCGGTTGGGATCGCGGGCGCCACTACAATCGCGGGCGCTACTACCGCGGGGATCGCCGCCGCTGCTGGACCGAGCACCGCCGCCATCAGGGTCGCGTGACCGTCTGCCGCCGCCGCTAAGTCAAACAGGGCGTCCGCCGAACCCGGCGGGCGCCCTATTGGCTGGGCAGCGAGAAAATGAAGCGCGCGCCCATGCCCGGCGCGCTGTCGACCGTCAGGTCGCCACCCATCGCCCGCGCCAGCCGCCGCGCGATATAGAGGCCAAGCCCGCTGCCGCCCGGCTCGCTGTCGTCCACCCGCCCGAACTTCTCGAAAATCTTGACCTGGTCCTCGACCGCGATGCCCTTGCCCTGGTCGGCGACGATCACGCAGGCCTTGTCGTCGATATGCTCAAGCCGGATCCACACCATCGCGCCCGGCGGCGAATAGCGCACGGCGTTGCCGATCAGATTGACCAGCACCTGCAGCGCACGTCGGAACTCGCCGGTCACCGGAAGCTTCTCGTCCACCGCCGGCTTGTCGATCCGCACGTCCGATTGCGCCGCGCGCACGGCAAGCAGCCCGGAGGCTCGCCGTGCAACATCGGCGAGGTCGATCGGCTCGATCTCGACCGCAAAATCCTCGCGCTCGATCGCCTGCAAGTCGACCAGGTCCTCGACCAGCCCGAGCAGGTGCCGCCCGGCATTGGCGATGTCGCTGGCATATTCGGCGTAATCGGGCTTGAGCGGACCATCCAGTTGCGCGCTGATGCTGTCGGCATTGGCGATGATCTTGCCGAGCGGCCCGCGCAGTGCGCGATCCAGCCGCTGGCTGAACGAATCGGGGAAGCCGCCGAACGAGGCGGCCGGCGCCGGCAAGGGCGCATCCGGCCCAGGCTCGGAGGGCTGCGGCTCGTCGAGCATGTGCGCGGCGCCGACAAAGCCGGCAAAGCGCCCGCCCGGGTCGCTCCGCGGCGTCGCGGCGATCCGCACCATCCGCCCGGTGTCGCGAAGCTCGGCCTTCTGCCCATCGAACTGCACCTGCGCCGCAACCGCGTCGAGGATCGGCAAATTGCCGCTCTCGTCCTGCGCCAGGCGAAACAACCGGGTCAGCGGTTGGCCGAGCATCGCCGCCGAATCGAAGCCGTAGCGCGCGCCCGCCTCGATCGACAGGAAGGTAATGCGCAGCGACGCATCGGTCTCCCAA is a genomic window containing:
- a CDS encoding sensor histidine kinase, with the protein product MNAIDRSIPVACGRLDRECRLVDAEPRLAELNQRAGGAIGAPLAIPQITTLARLAHRLGVAISRNVVAADGEDDLDLWVRADPEEGGVRLEVSGWRQRPAWRATATELERDGDFFRSAADWLWETDASLRITFLSIEAGARYGFDSAAMLGQPLTRLFRLAQDESGNLPILDAVAAQVQFDGQKAELRDTGRMVRIAATPRSDPGGRFAGFVGAAHMLDEPQPSEPGPDAPLPAPAASFGGFPDSFSQRLDRALRGPLGKIIANADSISAQLDGPLKPDYAEYASDIANAGRHLLGLVEDLVDLQAIEREDFAVEIEPIDLADVARRASGLLAVRAAQSDVRIDKPAVDEKLPVTGEFRRALQVLVNLIGNAVRYSPPGAMVWIRLEHIDDKACVIVADQGKGIAVEDQVKIFEKFGRVDDSEPGGSGLGLYIARRLARAMGGDLTVDSAPGMGARFIFSLPSQ
- a CDS encoding LysR family transcriptional regulator encodes the protein MVRPHLPLNALRAFEASARHLSFTRAAIELCVTQAAVSHQVKALETRLGVQLFRRLPRGLALTDEGHALQPALAESFDRMAELVEGIAGGEATQLLSVAAVGTFATGWLLPRLPAFRAAHPRVDLRLFTNNNRVDLAGEGLDYAIRFGDGAWHATEAMPLMEAPLTPLCSPAMARGLAEPRDLLGLPLLRSYRADEWGRWFGAAGVAAPALKGPVFDSSLVMAEAALQGAGVALAPASMLGRAIDDGALVRPFGVEVATGRYWLTWLKSRAPSPAMVGFREWIAEEISAVIPA